A portion of the Pseudorasbora parva isolate DD20220531a chromosome 1, ASM2467924v1, whole genome shotgun sequence genome contains these proteins:
- the LOC137055625 gene encoding caspase activity and apoptosis inhibitor 1, protein MNTTGQHLKNCSQLVQFWHLKVMHGHGYWMIMVVCVISMRRRSSSNGKMQEGKKRDKEKKRGHSDREHNEVEMKMRNTDCITVEEKQPPEEPEVPHEPSDLEEGGLDLNKAFKPISAYMQDRKEMLEQCFNVLGESKLKKMLPDELKDCSFNEIKKLCWDQLQQLSEIHMLEILEGKELSVTSAPEGTNLTDSQQDSNVDSTSSLRENPETEEKTGAGSGEDSDVLSINAEIDDSDIEGHKVIKAEESVLRDEPLPPAAVIQSAEPKVELQQDIDRSVSEILALTSSEPSKDLRTASLDKSATLENSPAAPTEQPSAQQLELLELEMRARAIKALMKASEIKKHNNC, encoded by the exons ATGAATACAACAGGACAGCACCTGAAAAACTGCAGTCAGCTGGTGCAATTCTGGCATCTGAAAGTTATGCATGGCCATGGCTACTGGATGATCATG GTTGTTTGCGTCATCAGTATGCGACGGCGCTCTAGCAGTAATGGTAAGATGCAGGAGGGAAAGAAAAGAGATAAAGAAAAGAAACGGGGACATTCTGATCGAGAGCACAATGAAGTAGAGATGAAGATGAGGAATACTGACTGCATCACGGTG GAAGAAAAGCAACCC CCAGAGGAGCCAGAGGTTCCTCATGAGCCTAGTGATCTGGAGGAGGGTGGACTGGACCTCAACAAGGCATTCAAGCCCATCAGTGCTTACATGCAGGACCGCAAGGAGATGCTGGAACAGTGTTTTAATGTGCTGGGAGAAAGTAAACTCAAAAAGATGCTGCCGGATGAACTTAAG GACTGTTCTTTTAATGAGATTAAGAAACTGTGCTGGGATCAGCTGCAGCAGCTCtctgagattcatatgctggaGATTTTGGAGG GTAAAGAGTTATCAGTCACTTCAGCACCTGAAGGAACAAACTTAACAGACAGTCA GCAGGACAGTAATGTGGATTCCACTTCCTCTTTGAGAGAAAATCCTGAAACCGAAGAAAAAACAG GTGCGGGTTCTGGAGAAGACAGTGATGTTCTCAGCATCAATGCAGAAATTGACGACAGTGACATTGAAGGTCATAAAGTCATCAAAGCTGAAGAATCAGTGCTCCGAGATGAACCTCTGCCTCCCgctgcagtcattcagtcagcTGAGCCAAAAGTGGAGCTTCAGCAGGACATCGATAGAAGCGTCAGTGAAATTCTTGCTCTGACATCCTCTGAACCCAGTAAAGATTTAAGGACTGCATCACTGGATAAATCAGCCACGCTAGAAAATAGTCCCGCAGCTCCAACAGAGCAGCCGTCTGCTCAGCAGCTGGAATTATTGGAGCTGGAAATGAGGGCGAGAGCCATTAAAGCATTAATGAAAGCCAGTGAGATCAAGAAGCACAATAACTGCTAA
- the LOC137083243 gene encoding histone H4, with the protein MSGRGKGGKGLGKGGAKRHRKVLRDNIQGITKPAIRRLARRGGVKRISGLIYEETRGVLKVFLENVIRDAVTYTEHAKRKTVTAMDVVYALKRQGRTLYGFGG; encoded by the coding sequence ATGTCTGGAAGAGGTAAAGGTGGTAAGGGGCTCGGGAAAGGAGGCGCTAAGCGTCACCGTAAGGTTTTGCGCGATAACATCCAGGGAATCACCAAACCCGCCATTCGTCGTCTGGCTCGCCGTGGCGGCGTCAAGCGCATCTCCGGTCTGATCTACGAGGAGACTCGCGGTGTGTTGAAGGTGTTTCTGGAGAATGTTATCCGCGATGCCGTCACCTACACCGAGCACGCCAAAAGAAAGACCGTTACCGCCATGGATGTTGTGTACGCGCTGAAACGACAGGGACGCACCTTGTACGGCTTCGGAGGTTAA
- the LOC137083251 gene encoding histone H2B, giving the protein MPEPAKSAPKKGSKKAVTKTAGKGGKKRKRSRKESYAIYVYKVLKQVHPDTGISSKAMGIMNSFVNDIFERIAGESSRLAHYNKRSTITSREIQTAVRLLLPGELAKHAVSEGTKAVTKYTSSK; this is encoded by the coding sequence ATGCCGGAGCCTGCAAAGTCCGCGCCCAAGAAGGGATCTAAGAAAGCTGTCACAAAGACCGCTGGTAAGGGAGGGAAGAAGCGCAAGAGGTCCAGGAAGGAGAGCTATGCTATCTACGTGTACAAAGTCCTGAAGCAGGTTCATCCTGACACCGGTATCTCTTCTAAGGCGATGGGTATCATGAACTCTTTCGTCAATGATATCTTCGAGCGCATCGCCGGTGAGTCGTCTCGTCTCGCTCATTACAACAAGCGCTCCACCATCACATCAAGAGAGATCCAGACCGCAGTGCGTCTGCTGCTGCCCGGTGAACTGGCCAAACACGCCGTGTCTGAAGGCACTAAGGCCGTCACCAAGTACACCAGCTCCAAGTAA